A section of the Tachysurus fulvidraco isolate hzauxx_2018 chromosome 7, HZAU_PFXX_2.0, whole genome shotgun sequence genome encodes:
- the LOC113650029 gene encoding zinc finger protein 271-like: MEAEEGRTGCHVRAQLCKDVQTERCPDSKEGISGSLGDITTVAEQDEGLLKIIKVEKSEDEGYIGQGTSNSLELGTMEEEQIRHVKEEPENDDEYLYCEDCKSFYINKCELHGPAVFIPDTPVQVGVAHRARLTLPFGLEVQLSNISGAGLGVFNKGMTVPVGVHFGPYEGEKVDGEEAVNSGYSWVIYRSRQCNEYIDAKKEIHANWMRYVNCARNGEEQNLVAFQYRGGIHYRCCQPIKSGQELLVWYGEEYPRDHDPEFNCLWNKKSSINETTDGLVQIFSCSLCHLSYTSKMYLQKHIRRSHCKEDLMDLPTGSSPVQQTHSGTLCTFPGQDQEVASHCGKSFTHSSDFQTHRCVNTEENLYNSSRCGESLTHQTDHQHVHVEEKLYRCSECEKSFAFLRTLQIHQLVHTGEQPYPCSQCGKRFRRQGNLQTHQRIHTGVKPYHCSQCKKSFRRKSHLKTHQRIHTGEKPFRCSQCGKTFAHQSSLQRHPCIHERERPYHCTQCGKSFTQQNHLETHERIHTGEKPYGCLQCGKSFTRHSNLQAHERIHTGEKPYHCSQCGKRFTRQGNLQAHQRIHTGDKPFSCLQCGKSFTRQNHLQTHQLIHTGDKLYPCSECGKSFTFQRNLEIHQRTHTEEKPFRCLQCGKSFAHQSNLLRHQHIHTGEKPFRCSDCGKSFTYQSNLQIHQRIHTGEKPYHCSQCGKSFAHHCAFHVHQRLHTGEKPFHCLQCGKNFTHQSHLRQHQLIHTGEKPYCCSECGKSFRRQSNLYIHQRIHTEEKPHCCSECGKSFTRKSTLQTHQRTHGGEKTYMCLQCGKSFPYESHLQVHKRIHTGEKPYHCSQCGKNFAHQSHLQAHQRIHAQEKPHHCSHCGKSFSRKGTLQLHQRIHTGEKPFHCLQCRKSFRRQSHLQIHQRIHTGEKPYHCSECGRRFPHSSTLKTHKCVNVEPSVTVLV; this comes from the exons ATGGAAGCAGAAGAAGGCAGAACAGGTTGTCATGTTCGTGCACAG CTTTGCAAAGATGTGCAGACAGAAAGGTGTCCAGATTCAAAAGAAGGGATATCAGGCTCTCTGGGAGACATCACCACTGTCGCTGAACAGGACGAAGGATTACTGAAGATTATAAAAGTGGAAAAATCTGAAGATGAAGGTTACATCG GTCAAGGGACATCAAACTCTTTGGAGCTCGGTACCATGGAAGAAGAACAGATAAGACATGTTAAAGAAGAGCCTGAAAATGATGATGAATACCTCT ACTGTGAGGATTGCAAGTCGTTCTACATCAACAAGTGCGAGCTTCATGGTCCAGCTGTTTTCATTCCTGATACCCCTGTTCAAGTGGGGGTCGCCCATCGAGCCAGATTAACCCTTCCTTTTGGTCTGGAAGTCCAACTGTCTAATATTTCTGGCGCAGGCTTGGGTGTGTTTAATAAGGGGATGACCGTTCCGGTTGGTGTGCATTTCGGGCCGTATGAGGGAGAGAAGGTAGACGGTGAGGAAGCCGTGAACAGTGGCTACTCCTGGGTG ATATACAGGAGCAGGCAGTGTAATGAGTATATAGATGCCAAGAAAGAGATCCATGCTAACTGGATGAG GTATGTCAATTGTGCTCGTAACGGTGAAGAACAGAATCTCGTGGCGTTCCAGTACAGAGGAGGGATTCACTACCGTTGCTGTCAACCCATCAAATCAGGACAGGAGCTGTTGGTGTGGTACGGAGAGGAGTACCCCAGAGATCATGACCCTGAGTTCAACTGCCTCTGGAACAAAAAGTCCTCCATAAACG AAACGACAGACGGCCTGGTGCAAATCTTCTCCTGTTCCTTATGTCATCTTTCATATACATCAAAAATGTATCTCCAGAAACACATCAGACGGAGCCACTGTAAGGAGGATCTGATGGATTTGCCCACAGGAAGCTCTCCAGTTCAGCAGACACATTCTGGCACTCTCTGTACTTTTCCTGGACAAGATCAAGAAGTCGCCAGTCACTGcgggaagagttttacacacTCGAGTGATTTCCAAACGCACCGATGCGTCAACACAGAAGAAAACCTGTATAATAGCTCACGGTGTGGAGAGAGTTTGACTCACCAGACCGATCACCAGCACGTTCATGTAGAAGAGAAACTCTACCGATGTTCAGAGTGTGAGAAGAGTTTTGCTTTCCTTAGAACCCTACAAATCCACCAGCTCGTTCACACCGGAGAGCAGCCGTACCCTTGCTCGCAGTGCGGAAAGAGGTTTAGACGACAGGGCAACCTCCAAAcgcaccagcgcattcacacggGAGTAAAACCCTATCACTGTTCACAGTGTAAGAAGAGTTTCAGACGGAAAAGCCATCTGAAAAcccaccagcgcattcacaccgGAGAGAAGCCGTTTCGCTGCTCGCAATGCGGCAAGACTTTCGCACACCAGAGTTCTCTCCAAAGACACCCGTGCATTCACGAAAGAGAAAGGCCGTACCATTGTACACAGTGCGGGAAGAGTTTTACTCAACAGAACCACCTCGAGACACACGAGCGCATTCACACCGGAGAAAAGCCGTACGGCTGTTTACAATGCGGGAAGAGTTTTACGCGTCACAGTAATCTCCAAGCACACGAGCGTATTCACACCGGAGAAAAGCCGTACCACTGCTCGCAGTGTGGCAAAAGGTTTACGCGACAAGGCAATCTCCAGgcacaccagcgcattcacacggGAGACAAGCCGTTCAGCTGCTTGCAGTGCGGGAAGAGTTTTACACGACAGAATCATCTCCAAACGCACCAactcattcacacaggagaCAAGCTGTATCcgtgctcggagtgtgggaagagttttacttTTCAGCGCAATCTGGAAATACACCAGCGCACTCACACGGAAGAAAAGCCCTTTCGGTGCTTACAGTGCGGCAAGAGTTTTGCTCACCAGAGCAATCTCCTAAGGCACCAACACATTCACACCGGAGAGAAGCCGTTCCGTTGCTCGGACTGCGGCAAGAGTTTCACTTACCAAAGTAATTTACAAATACACCAACGCATTCACACGGGAGAGAAGCCATATCACTGCTCGCAGTGCGGGAAGAGTTTCGCTCACCATTGTGCTTTCCACGTGCACCAGCGtcttcacacaggagagaagccttTCCACTGCTTACAGTGTGGAAAGAACTTTACTCACCAGAGTCACCTCCGGCAGCACCAGCTCATTCACACCGGAGAGAAGCCGTACTGCTGCTCGGAGTGCGGGAAGAGTTTTAGACGACAGAGTAATCTCTATatacaccagcgcattcacacagaaGAGAAGCCGCACTGCTGCTCGGAGTGCGGGAAAAGTTTTACCCGAAAGAGCACTCTGCAAACGCATCAGCGCACTCACGGTGGGGAGAAGACTTATATGTGCTTACAATGCGGGAAGAGTTTTCCTTACGAAAGTCATCTCCAAGTACACAAACGTATCCATAccggagagaagccgtatcatTGCTCGCAGTGCGGGAAGAACTTCGCTCACCAGAGTCATCTTCAGGCTCACCAGCGCATTCACGCCCAAGAGAAACCGCATCACTGCTCACATTGCGGGAAGAGTTTTAGTCGAAAAGGCACCCTGCAGctacaccagcgcattcacacggGAGAAAAGCCGTTTCACTGCTTACAGTGCAGAAAGAGTTTCAGACGGCAGAGTCATCTCCAGatacaccagcgcattcacacggGAGAAAAgccgtatcactgctcggagtgcGGAAGGAGATTCCCGCATTCCAGTACGCTCAAGACGCACAAGTGTGTGAACGTTGAGCCGTCAGTAACCGTGCTTGTATGA